In Leuconostoc kimchii IMSNU 11154, one genomic interval encodes:
- a CDS encoding SGNH/GDSL hydrolase family protein, which yields MEKLETNLDLNLGQVLRTQLGDNFEKIQVAVDGQGDTLNKQILDMLGGVPLASQNEVTQARIDRSGKPYKTLKSRGDADQATAETALNEGRETKSEVIEARSDNAGNGYSTLKNRLDHQDSEIDTKLSQISLTPEVFANSAALKSTYPSGKAGIFITSDNGHKYLWSNGSWVDGGVYQAVGLADGVVDSRKIAKRTDVTNQMTVLANRYISTSNVNIAYITSPNFFVTKIPVLPQGTMRLPILPIDAKFIAATLADGNTLVFEKTVDELNAGGSSFTRQGYTVTDSELVIDMQYVFNQLTEKYIYIAQPYTQQSQLYVKVSKEQYLTDLMALSDTNNVTNKALTELSNEYLPVDIKPLYRQRNISWNTTTGELNFGNSDVYAAMELTNLPDKGLMKFKQTVLDSGQFIMLFDNTGKVIANFGTQYNDGTKTLDFLYLDGTDVVFDFKKALIANPKMAKMQITQMRGDIFTFKPVFYGVKNVSEVLKWADATNETQDELMLPSVYPVMNGKTANVVLTNLLKSGSVYDDKNVIATKTLGTQKIGLVEAADTQLGVKTRNEDPYQYIPVQRVDATKNGGNKSVMIIGESTSESLYLLDSIRDRLASDATKFTLVGTRVKDGVSHEARSGWGAGALHYVDKTDDTGNTNSFYNPEKKEFDWAWYLTQNNMAAPDIVVINFGLNDPNRYVTNGTSLSQTDHYNFFISQIRAVKPDTVIVIGLTHIYSSFGNFRNDARRDNIAALLNQTIQDFDNRTDERIYIAPYYLNIDTLWDMQYQQIPANEYQPERVDYIGIDHFHPSEIGYKKMADVMYAAIKQTI from the coding sequence ATGGAAAAATTAGAAACAAATCTTGACTTGAACCTAGGACAGGTCTTAAGAACCCAACTAGGCGATAACTTTGAAAAAATACAAGTCGCGGTTGATGGTCAAGGCGACACACTCAACAAGCAAATATTAGACATGTTGGGTGGCGTACCATTAGCCAGTCAAAACGAAGTGACACAAGCACGGATTGACCGTTCAGGAAAGCCTTATAAGACTTTGAAATCACGTGGTGACGCTGACCAAGCAACAGCTGAAACAGCATTGAATGAAGGACGTGAAACAAAATCAGAAGTCATTGAGGCACGTTCGGACAATGCAGGTAATGGGTACAGCACACTTAAAAACCGCTTAGACCACCAAGACAGTGAAATTGACACCAAGTTATCACAAATTAGCCTAACACCTGAAGTATTTGCTAACTCAGCAGCGCTAAAGAGTACCTATCCAAGTGGTAAGGCAGGTATATTTATCACGTCTGATAATGGTCACAAGTACTTGTGGTCAAATGGCTCATGGGTTGATGGTGGTGTTTATCAAGCGGTTGGCTTAGCTGATGGTGTAGTTGATTCACGAAAAATAGCTAAGCGCACAGATGTGACTAATCAAATGACCGTATTAGCTAATCGCTATATATCGACTAGCAACGTGAACATTGCTTATATTACCTCGCCTAATTTTTTTGTAACTAAGATACCAGTATTGCCACAAGGGACGATGAGATTACCAATCTTGCCCATCGACGCTAAATTTATTGCAGCCACCTTGGCAGACGGCAACACTTTGGTATTTGAAAAAACAGTCGATGAATTAAATGCTGGTGGGTCATCATTCACACGTCAAGGGTACACAGTTACTGACTCTGAATTAGTAATTGATATGCAATATGTTTTCAATCAATTGACTGAAAAATACATCTATATTGCCCAGCCATACACTCAGCAGTCTCAGCTATATGTCAAAGTAAGCAAGGAGCAATATTTAACTGATTTAATGGCGCTGAGTGACACTAATAATGTGACTAACAAGGCACTGACCGAGCTTTCAAATGAGTACTTGCCAGTTGATATTAAGCCACTCTACCGTCAACGTAATATCTCTTGGAATACCACGACAGGCGAGCTGAATTTTGGTAACAGTGATGTCTATGCTGCCATGGAATTAACTAATTTGCCCGACAAAGGTTTGATGAAATTCAAACAGACAGTATTAGACAGTGGTCAATTCATTATGTTGTTTGACAATACAGGGAAGGTCATTGCCAATTTTGGTACACAATACAATGATGGTACTAAGACACTAGATTTTCTCTACTTAGATGGCACTGATGTTGTGTTTGATTTTAAGAAGGCACTAATTGCCAACCCAAAGATGGCTAAGATGCAAATTACACAAATGCGTGGTGACATCTTTACGTTTAAACCGGTGTTCTACGGTGTTAAAAATGTTTCAGAAGTTCTTAAATGGGCAGACGCTACAAATGAGACACAAGACGAGCTAATGTTACCATCTGTTTATCCTGTCATGAATGGCAAGACTGCTAATGTCGTATTAACTAATTTGTTAAAATCAGGCAGTGTTTATGATGATAAGAATGTCATTGCAACTAAAACACTTGGTACTCAAAAGATAGGATTGGTTGAAGCAGCAGACACGCAATTAGGCGTTAAGACAAGGAATGAAGACCCTTATCAATATATCCCTGTTCAGCGTGTTGATGCCACTAAAAATGGCGGAAATAAGTCAGTCATGATTATTGGTGAGTCAACATCTGAATCACTTTATTTGTTGGATAGTATTCGTGATCGTTTGGCGTCTGATGCCACTAAATTTACCTTAGTTGGCACACGGGTAAAAGATGGCGTTAGTCACGAAGCACGAAGTGGATGGGGTGCTGGTGCGTTGCACTATGTTGACAAAACCGATGATACAGGCAATACGAACTCATTCTACAATCCAGAAAAGAAGGAATTTGATTGGGCTTGGTACTTGACACAGAATAACATGGCAGCGCCTGATATTGTCGTCATTAATTTTGGATTAAACGATCCCAACCGGTATGTTACTAATGGTACGTCGTTGTCTCAAACAGACCACTACAACTTTTTCATTAGTCAAATCAGGGCTGTTAAACCAGATACGGTGATTGTTATTGGTTTAACACACATCTACTCATCATTTGGCAATTTCCGAAATGATGCCCGTAGAGATAACATTGCAGCATTGCTCAATCAAACAATTCAAGATTTCGACAATCGCACTGATGAGCGTATTTATATTGCGCCATATTATTTGAATATCGATACCCTTTGGGATATGCAATATCAGCAAATACCAGCTAATGAATACCAGCCAGAGAGAGTGGACTATATTGGAATAGACCACTTCCACCCCTCTGAAATAGGTTACAAGAAGATGGCGGACGTGATGTATGCTGCTATCAAACAGACGATTTAG
- a CDS encoding phage holin, LLH family — MSKTDLIGILIALWTSGIVTAVVHAGIKLINANTKNKRLLAFTKWAEQAVAFAENNADTPAEKKREATAFLYDRLIKNKVPFNFSDDQVDAEIEKAVAKLHDWHPEVKEEEK, encoded by the coding sequence ATGAGTAAGACAGATTTAATCGGCATTTTAATCGCATTGTGGACGAGCGGCATTGTAACCGCTGTCGTCCATGCGGGCATCAAGTTGATTAATGCTAACACGAAAAACAAGCGCTTATTAGCATTTACTAAGTGGGCGGAGCAGGCGGTGGCGTTTGCTGAAAATAATGCAGATACACCGGCTGAAAAAAAGCGCGAGGCAACAGCATTCTTGTATGATCGTTTAATAAAAAATAAGGTACCATTCAATTTTTCAGACGATCAAGTAGATGCTGAAATTGAAAAGGCGGTAGCCAAGTTGCATGATTGGCACCCAGAAGTTAAAGAGGAGGAAAAATAA
- a CDS encoding N-acetylmuramoyl-L-alanine amidase, protein MGEVYSKSITSKDPRPMFNGGLRQRAIDTIVVHHNATTNKDVALNTWLVSAGNWTSAHYEITDNEIIGAVGENYVAYHAGGTGGADVPKMSDPNGRSIGLEHVNSTGAPSWGVSDATLRNSARLIADICKRYNLPINRNTIKLHREVTSTACPGGLDIDKLIRYAQQAAGQKPAQPSKASVTAKNTSAIQAFKNASNEFTAYGKFRVDEVKNVNGIMQLINYGLAGGKNFNWTYNGIPWALVDNTSRSNSENVRVGDYVKFDNNNNTGTVDDYDNASNGVGIKYGDYGEIWFDATAFSKI, encoded by the coding sequence ATGGGAGAAGTATATTCAAAATCCATAACAAGCAAAGATCCACGTCCGATGTTTAATGGTGGATTGCGACAACGAGCTATTGATACCATTGTTGTGCATCATAATGCTACAACTAATAAAGATGTCGCACTTAACACATGGTTAGTATCAGCTGGTAATTGGACATCAGCACATTATGAAATCACAGACAATGAAATTATTGGTGCTGTTGGTGAAAACTATGTTGCCTACCATGCAGGTGGAACAGGTGGCGCAGACGTTCCTAAGATGTCTGATCCTAATGGGCGTTCCATTGGGCTCGAACATGTCAACTCAACAGGTGCACCATCATGGGGAGTATCTGATGCGACATTGCGCAATTCAGCACGATTAATTGCAGATATTTGTAAACGTTACAATTTGCCAATTAATCGCAACACGATTAAATTGCATCGTGAAGTCACATCAACAGCTTGCCCAGGTGGTTTAGATATTGATAAGTTGATTCGCTACGCGCAACAAGCAGCAGGTCAAAAACCAGCACAGCCATCAAAAGCTAGTGTAACTGCTAAAAACACAAGTGCTATTCAAGCATTTAAAAATGCTAGTAATGAATTTACGGCATACGGTAAGTTTCGTGTTGATGAGGTAAAAAATGTTAATGGCATTATGCAGCTGATCAACTATGGTCTTGCTGGTGGCAAAAACTTTAATTGGACATATAATGGTATTCCATGGGCGCTTGTCGATAATACAAGTCGTTCTAACTCCGAAAACGTTCGTGTTGGCGACTATGTGAAATTTGATAACAATAATAACACTGGTACTGTTGATGATTACGACAATGCATCTAATGGCGTTGGTATCAAATACGGAGATTATGGCGAAATTTGGTTTGATGCCACGGCGTTCTCAAAAATTTAA
- a CDS encoding DUF3800 domain-containing protein, with protein MSKKFVYIDESGNFGSDGRYFTIAAIEVSESNHKKLIRNMRRITGQVKRNFPSVATSLGEVKAANSDIVIREYVIRKIVNSYFVVRYITVDLTKIDSKLLENQNILYNYLVSYIVKPIIKHLGDGDRLEFYIDERNQAVKNGFNIDEYIKHLAWFEMKKYTLGIEVKSVKSHKFEGIQVADFIAHAIQCKFEYNYEPFLDKIRPIIGTRQHFPYKEFGK; from the coding sequence ATGTCGAAAAAATTTGTATATATTGATGAATCAGGCAATTTTGGTAGTGATGGGCGCTATTTCACAATTGCGGCCATTGAAGTAAGTGAATCCAACCATAAAAAATTAATTAGAAATATGAGAAGAATTACTGGTCAAGTAAAACGAAATTTTCCAAGCGTTGCTACAAGTCTTGGCGAAGTAAAGGCAGCAAATAGCGACATAGTAATTAGAGAATACGTTATTCGTAAAATAGTAAATTCTTATTTTGTTGTTCGTTATATAACCGTTGACTTAACCAAAATTGACAGCAAGTTACTTGAAAATCAGAATATTTTGTATAATTATTTGGTTTCATATATAGTTAAACCAATTATAAAACACTTAGGTGATGGCGATAGGTTAGAATTTTATATCGATGAAAGAAATCAAGCCGTGAAAAACGGATTTAACATTGATGAATATATAAAACACTTAGCTTGGTTTGAAATGAAAAAATATACATTAGGGATCGAGGTTAAATCTGTTAAATCGCATAAATTCGAGGGAATTCAGGTTGCTGATTTCATTGCGCACGCCATTCAATGTAAGTTCGAATACAATTATGAGCCTTTTCTTGATAAAATACGTCCAATAATTGGCACAAGACAACATTTTCCCTATAAAGAATTTGGAAAATAG